In the Purpureocillium takamizusanense chromosome 5, complete sequence genome, one interval contains:
- a CDS encoding uncharacterized protein (EggNog:ENOG503NW45~COG:S) → MAVTASSVPRGDVTATLNYYHPPADKSAAPFNFVNTPPPGQPQRNYSDAEHATLIRDLRGREADFTLDRDAFQVLGGVPESAERDFVDDDSIRRNYYPEVERLLLDAVPGANKVRIFDHTIRRASPNAERSPVTRVHIDQTAPSVEKRVRRYFDADEADTLLRGRYRIVNVWRPLNKNPVESFPLAFASTSTLEDADVVPIEHRYADGYLGQTAAIRHNPAQSWYYLSGITGSERILLECFDSESLKPGSKIGGRVPHSAFVDPRTRPDAEGRESIEVRALVFGP, encoded by the coding sequence atggccgtaACAGCCTCGTCGGtcccgcgcggcgacgtcacCGCCACCCTCAACTACTACCACCCGCCGGCCGACAAGTCCGCCGCGCCCTTCAACTTCGTcaacacgccgccgccgggccagccgCAGCGCAACTActccgacgccgagcacgcGACGCTCATCCGCGAcctgcgcggccgcgaggccgacttCACGCTCGACCGCGACGCCTtccaggtcctcggcggcgtgcccgagtcggccgagcgcgacttcgtcgacgacgactccatCCGCCGCAACTACTACcccgaggtcgagcgcctgctcctcgacgccgtccccggcgcGAACAAGGTGCGCATCTTCGACCACACcatccgccgcgccagccccaACGCCGAGCGCAGCCCCGTCACCCGCGTCCACATCGACCAGACGGCCCCCTCGGTCGAGAAGCGCGTCCGCCGCTACtttgacgccgacgaggccgacaccctgctgcgcggccgcTACCGCATCGTCAACGTCTGGCGGCCCCTCAACAAGAACCCCGTCGAGTCCTTCCCCCTCGCCTTCGCCTCCACCTCGaccctcgaggacgccgacgtcgtccccATCGAGCACCGCTACGCCGACGGCTACCTCGgccagacggccgccatccGCCACAACCCTGCCCAGAGCTGGTACTACCTGAGCGGCATCACGGGCAGCGAGCGCATCCTGCTCGAGTGCTTCGACAGCGAGTCCCTCAAGCCCGGCTCCAAGAttggcggccgcgtcccGCACTCGGCCTTTGTCGATCCCCGCACCcggcccgacgccgagggccgtGAGAGCATCGAGGTTCGCGCGCTGGTATTTGGGCCTTGA
- a CDS encoding Oryzin (MEROPS:MER0000338~SECRETED:SignalP(1-18~SECRETED:cutsite=VAG-DD~SECRETED:prob=0.6555)~COG:O~EggNog:ENOG503NU05): MVALQRFTCLLWALVVAGDDQHQVPHPSVRYIITLKEGISARDVDSHIDWAHGIHDSTIGRRGFNHTGIVDRIELGDSFHAYVAELHPDAVDAIKNSSSVRRVEVDLPLSPRRIRRQEGSTWAQSSISHHCPHHLTHAPEYLYDEENAGQGAYVYVIDSNINVRHSEFEGRAIEVYNPGKYNHNRPHGSWVAGIVCSKTYGVAKKARLIAVTPEQKGGVGVGGVDDAFASGFVAAMQFIMEHSKKYNLLGRAVISTSLGTATKTSPAMDAAIEILHNYGLLLVSAAGNDGKDTRQTSPGSSPYALSVGAVDECWHKADFSSHGPYVYFHAPGVNIESLSHTEGRSHTASGTSAAAPIVAGLAAIELGRREYKDPKELVKTLLEHGLEGAVKGLAANVPNTLAHNGLDIGKSTCDPLPRFCTKEYGRA, encoded by the exons ATGGTTGCCCTCCAACGCTTCACATGCCTGCTCTGGGCCCTTgttgtcgccggcgacgaccaaCATCAAGTGCCCCATCCCTCTGTCCGATACATCATCACGCTGAAGGAAGGCATCAGCGCCCGCGACGTGGACTCACACATTGACTGGGCGCATGGTATCCACGACAGCACCATCGGACGCCGCGGCTTCAACCACACGGGCATCGTGGACAGGATCGAGCTCGGGGACTCGTTCCACGCCTATGTGGCTGAGCTCCAccccgatgccgtcgacgctaTCAAGAACTCCTCCAGC GTTCGGCGCGTCGAAGTCGACTTACCGCTGTCGCCCCGCCGCATCCGTCGACAGGAGGGGAGCACTTGGGCCCAGAGCTCCATCTCGCACCACTGCCCGCATCACCTCACGCACGCGCCAGAGTACTTGTACGACGAGGAGAACGCAGGCCAGGGCGCCTACGTGTACGTCATCGACAGCAACATCAACGTGAGGCACAGCGAGTTCGAAGGCCGCGCCATAGAGGTGTACAACCCCGGCAAGTATAATCACAATCGCCCCCACGGTAGCTGGGTCGCCGGCATTGTTTGTTCCAAGACGTACGGCGTTGCGAAGAAAGCTAGACTCATTGCCGTCACGCCCGAACAAAAAGGAGGAGTAGGGGTAGGGGGAGTGGACGATGCATTCGCCTCCGGCTTTGTAGCGGCCATGCAGTTTATCATGGAGCACTCAAAGAAGTACAACCTCCTCGGACGCGCAGTCATAAGCACATCGCTTG GCACTGCGACAAAAACCTCTCCGGCCATGGACGCGGCCATTGAGATTCTCCACAACTATGGCCTGCTCTTGGTGAGCGCCGCGGGAAATGACGGCAAGGACACTCGCCAGACCAGCCCTGGGAGCAGTCCCTACGCTTTatccgtcggcgccgtcgatgaaTGCTGGCACAAGGCCGACTTCTCAAGCCACGGGCCGTACGTCTACTTCCACGCGCCCGGCGTGAACATTGAGTCCCTCTCTCACACCGAGGGCCGGTCACACACGGCCAGCGgtacctcggcggccgcccccATCGTTGCCGGCCTTGCCGCCATAGAGCTTGGCCGCAGAGAGTACAAGGACCCCAAGGAACTGGTAAAGACCCTTTTGGAACATGGTCTAGAGGGCGCGGTGAAGGGGCTGGCGGCCAACGTCCCCAATACGCTTGCGCACAATGGCCTCGACATTGGCAAGTCGACGTGTGATCCGTTGCCCCGGTTTTGCACGAAGGAGTATGGCAGAGCTTAA
- a CDS encoding uncharacterized protein (EggNog:ENOG503NTZN~TransMembrane:1 (o625-642i)~COG:S), producing MLSPHVDLARSQAPHEQHRYHQQHQQQQHQQHQQHQRQQQHHHHRQEHKQEPEPEQQLQHLQQYSADESTEAVAAANDAIRFQSGFTSRPDLPDRNVTVDTIEDAYVRFIFYCNPAVRLSVDTDTLREAFRNPPKSGGKAFHPFAIYELVRRFYAHEIRTWTDLTIMLGVEPPDITKDESSQKVSQYGVRLKKWMNSMHVKAFFEYLMDIPNDYWTNIPTDPNPVAWPVRDGVAIEDDMALRAVVPEIRPKRGRKRPDPDSGPGPAARKQRKTPPSAVDGHNHGAQPWSAHPDGRPEMSADTERSTNGASYGNLQASLGRWPQSAVTPTTRGTFWDDALEPRSAVTPLRPRQSHPRRGPKNVSSAWKTGPHDIGGKLRGRPPIHRTPVESNAPTNQQWRPTSQDAHDANPAYPRAPEHYDHGHAQYQPTSQPPLGGHVPPPVSLPPAMQHQHAANEGARPAKPSISLQVPERQGGSVRLATPPPLPPQARPPEVHINGQPNGQTHERSNAERPFAPPGATDSDPSQGPSRWQRFAKEATDAYEQAASLPGTGCDPPVEMPEYYFERMGDRTNVDGLLAYFVRSMTDSEWLDAEGNPGEPAGIEESTAMVNSMLQNMYKTSTSPQAFLINLAALAGSMMLVTTRPKCARMGETDGTHVYKCDWEYRFGHVKGSFTMSQYVPSTMWKPSKAEPHAGDNQAQGAGDAGAGASGDKEPEVPLSADEWRKKYQALTEEMYRRNKEIHDLRSRVMSSLGREWMET from the exons ATGCTGTCTCCTCATGTGGACCTGGCCAGAAGCCAGGCTCCCCATGAACAGCACCGCTATCACCAacagcaccaacagcagcagcaccaacagcaccaacagcaccaacggcagcagcagcaccaccaccaccggcaaGAGCACAAGCaagagccggagccggagcagcagctgcaacATCTGCAGCAATACTCCGCCGACGAGTCGACGGaagccgttgctgctgccaatGACGCCATACGTTTTCAGTCTGGATTCACCTCTCGTCCCGACCTCCCCGACAGGAATGTCACCGTGGACACCATCGAAGACGCCTATGTGCGCTTCATCTTTTACTGCAACCCCGCAGTGCGCCTGAGCGTCGACACGGACACGCTCAGAGAGGCCTTCCGCAACCCCCCCaagagcggcggcaaggccttcCACCCCTTCGCCATCTATGAGCTGGTTCGCAGATTCTACGCCCATGAGATCCGGACCTGGACCGACCTAACCATTATGCTCGGAGTCGAGCCCCCCGATATTACCAAGGACGAAAGCTCACAGAAAGTTTCTCAATATGGTGTCCGTCTAAAA AAATGGATGAACTCGATGCATGTCAAGGCGTTCTTCGAATATCTCATGGACATTCCCAATGACTATTGGACCAATATCCCCACCGATCCCAACCCCGTAGCCTGGCCTgtccgcgacggcgttgCCATCGAGGATGACATGGCCCTGAGGGCTGTAGTGCCTGAGATTAGACCCAAGAGAGGCCGCAAACGACCAGATCCTGACAGCGGGCCCGGACCAGCGGCTCGAAAGCAGAGGAAAACGCCGCCATCTGCAGTTGACGGCCACAATCATGGCGCGCAGCCTTGGTCGGCTCACCCTGACGGTAGACCAGAGATGTCCGCGGACACAGAACGCTCCACCAACGGCGCCAGCTATGGAAACCTACAGGCGTCACTCGGCCGATGGCCGCAGTCTGCCGTGACGCCAACGACTAGAGGCACGTTCTGGGACGACGCCCTTGAACCTCGGTCGGCTGTCACGCCGTTGAGACCGCGGCAGTCTCATCCCCGGAGAGGCCCCAAGAATGTTTCGTCGGCGTGGAAGACGGGGCCCCACGACATCGGGGGGAAGCTGAGAGGACGGCCACCGATCCATCGGACTCCTGTGGAGAGCAATGCGCCGACTAACCAGCAATGGAGACCGACAAGCCAagatgcccatgacgccAACCCCGCGTACCCGAGAGCGCCAGAACATTACGACCATGGCCACGCCCAATATCAGCCAACCAGCCAACCCCCCCTGGGTGGCCACGTGCCGCCTCCAgtgtcgctgccgcctgCAATGCAGCACCAGCATGCCGCCAATGAGGGAGCACGACCAGCGAAGCCCAGCATATCGCTGCAGGTCCCAGAGCGGCAAGGAGGCTCCGTCAGGCTGGctacaccaccaccccttcCGCCTCAGGCCCGACCACCAGAAGTCCACATCAACGGCCAGCCCAATGGTCAAACTCACGAGCGAAGCAACGCGGAGAGACCATTCGCACCGCCAGGGGCTACCGACTCTGACCCAAGTCAAGGGCCATCAAGGTGGCAGCGTTTTGCCAAGGAGGCGACGGATGCCTATGAGCAGGCCGCCAGCCTCCCCGGTACGGGGTGCGACCCACCTGTTGAGATGCCCGAATACTATTTCGAGAGGATGGGGGATCGCACCAACGTGGATGGACTCTTGGCCTACTTTGTGCGGTCCATGACGGACTCGGAATGGCTGGATGCCGAGGGAAATCCAGGTGAGCCGGCGGGGATCGAGGAGTCAACCGCCATGGTCAACTCGATGCTGCAGAACATGTACAAGACGTCGACGTCTCCGCAGGCCTTCCTCATCaacctcgcggcgctcgcggggTCCATGATGCTGGTGACGACCCGGCCCAAGTGCGCACGCatgggcgagacggacggTACGCACGTGTACAAGTGCGACTGGGAGTATCGCTTCGGCCACGTCAAGGGCAGCTTCACGATGTCGCAGTACGTGCCGTCGACCATGTGGAAGCCAAGCAAGGCAGAACCCCATGCAGGCGACAATCAAGCTCAAGGGgcaggcgacgctggcgcgggcgccagcggcgaTAAGGAGCCGGAAGTGCCCCTGTCCGCCGACGAGTGGAGGAAGAAGTACCAGGCCTTGACCGAGGAAATGTACAGGCGCAACAAGGAGATACACGACCTGCGGTCCAGGGTGATGTCGTCGCTGGGGCGGGAGTGGATGGAGACGTGA
- a CDS encoding uncharacterized protein (COG:S~EggNog:ENOG503P1NP) has translation MAASEAAVSSALGARAERRSPPPTTQSKRDRKRQAVLERLAALNDKFQDDKDSTYRDQLQKIQFEINHMQKFDPYASDALDVAARLQDEYSQNMGTPMHAESARSLMDMAGVQLPQFMSDVQDLWEIRDFSLTQAKNEYERKVQEFQNTFTFKMETAKREHEALNSTMRDRLINQLTNKKNRLVKEKEAFEISETNALLLHPSQFSLANPGSPGGHPGKRTTRNRKEADDFSDGKKRKRNGGEDDGSPAPSRRALDPNNTTPFWQSEKMRNEAKKRGADYSIGSLFTDKELSMHYNTAALAAHKSMVRHRVTGSDSSPEDSDSGDGEQASSAAMERQVSHQTRSTRGNANQNFLDDKLLGIEGVTSYELPANLDLMHSQVDPKIPVGQPSYYLKTSLKASSENSAIPQTRDDDFKADMQIIAALKQYDQSRKPGSHLDNPKGPRKTFEAVSTPYKSGKYLGFAALARDPADLENYAEVLEEAAPATSSLRETLQPASRQSSVGGGVAMSRQGTAGSGRGKPRRS, from the exons ATGGCCGCCAGCGAagccgccgtctcctccgcccTCGGCGCAAGGGCCGAACGACGCTCGCCTCCCCCGACCACCCAATCCAAGCGAGACCGCAAGCGCCAGGCCGTCTTGGagcggctcgccgccttgAACGACAAATTCCAAGATGACAAGGACTCGACCTACCGCGACCAGCTGCAAAAGATCCAGTTCGAGATCAACCACATGCAAAAATTCGACCCCTACGCCAGCGACgctctcgacgtcgccgctcgGCTTCAAGACGAATACAGCCAGAACATGGGCACGCCCATGCATGCCGAGTCTGCAAGGAGTCTcatggacatggccggcgtcCAGCTGCCCCAGTTCATGTCCGACGTCCAGGACCTGTGGGAGATTCGCGACTTTTCCCTCACGCAGGCCAAG AACGAATACGAGCGCAAGGTCCAAGAATTCCAAAACACATTTACGTTCAAGATGGAGACGGCCAAGCGCGAACACGAGGCGCTCAACAGCACCATGCGGGACCGCCTGATCAACCAGCTCACCAACAAGAAGAACCGCCTTGTTAAGGAAAAGGAGGCCTTTGAGATTAGTGAGACCAACGCGCTGCTTCTGCATCCCTCGCAGTTCAGCCTCGCCAACCCGGGCAGCCCCGGCGGCCACCCGGGCAAGCGCACCACGCGCAACcgcaaggaggccgacgacttCTCCGACGGCAAGAAGCGAAAGCGCAACGGCGGTGAGGACGACGGGtctcccgcgccgtcgcgtcgTGCGCTCGACCCCAACAACACGACGCCCTTTTGGCAGTCGGAAAAGATGCGcaacgaggccaagaagcgcggCGCTGATTACAGCATCGGCAGCCTCTTCACGGACAAGGAATTGTCGATGCACTacaacaccgccgccctcgcggcccacAAGTCCATGGTGCGCCATCGCGTGACGGGCAGCGACTCGTCGCCTGAAGATAGCGACtcaggcgacggcgagcaagCTTCTTCAGCCGCCATGGAGCGGCAGGTGTCGCACCAGACCCGGAGCACTCGCGGCAATGCCAACCAGAATTTCCTTGACGACAAGCTTCTTGGAATTGAGGGTGTCACGAGCTACGAACTCCCTGCCAATCTGGACCTCATGCACTCCCAGGTGGATCCCAAGATCCCAGTCGGCCAGCCAAGCTACTACCTGAAGACGTCTCTCAAAGCTAGCAGCGAGAACAGCGCTATTCCACAaacgcgcgacgacgacttcaaggCGGATATGCAGATCATCGCGGCCCTCAAGCAGTACGACCAAAGCCGGAAGCCGGGCAGCCACTTGGACAACCCCAAGGGTCCGCGCAAGACGTTCGAGGCGGTCTCGACGCCCTATAAGTCGGGCAAGTACCTCGGCTTCGCGGCGTTGGCTCGCGACCCGGCCGACCTGGAGAACTACGCCGAGGTTCTTGAGGAGGCTGCACCGGCCACCAGCAGCCTGCGAGAGACGCtacagccagccagccgtcaaagcagcgtcggcggcggcgtggctaTGAGCCGCCAGGGAAcagccggcagcggccgcggtAAGCCGCGCAGATCTTGA
- a CDS encoding uncharacterized protein (EggNog:ENOG503NX3Z), whose protein sequence is MASDLKQGRRRAASTASQRNGRSSSSVAAKAIIEPKSSHTADEFLRDFLNPSFDPAAYLNATLPPLAQKPVAAASSAGSDAVPLAELSAQAQALLSQLNAQTTRLSNTLTQLTDDILRSGSRLAYEVELLRGETLTLSETMHETLHEDIKKFVPGGLPQRDGASKVASGGEEQHTTTPSGDVATVSGDAQDPEYIKQLQTLTLVRSRLESVIKTFGDAMEFSFPPSEVSVSSGFLSVSAPEPGSEQQSSEEKGQQVLRGLRDEISNLLHRSDDPVQGIERAATRIEELKELTTVWRGTAEEKGRSRFIESLAKMVEDRHRELVRDMEQAARREGKAAQETAAAKRAAGGADDSKTLPGGFGLISQLQKLRSGL, encoded by the coding sequence ATGGCCTCGGACCTGAagcagggccgccggcgcgcggcttcgacggccTCACAGCGCAACggccgctcatcatcatcggtggcggccaaggccatcatcgagcCAAAGTCGAGCCACACCGCCGACGAGTTTCTGCGAGACTTTCTCAATCCGTCCTTTGACCCGGCCGCATATCTCAacgcgacgctgccgccattGGCCCagaagcccgtcgccgccgcctcctcggcagGGTCTGACGCGGTGCCCCTGGCCGAGCTgtcggcgcaggcgcaggcgctgctcTCTCAGCTCAACGCGCAGACAACGAGGCTGTCCAACACGCTGACGCAGCTGACCGACGACATCCTGAGGAGTGGCAGCAGGCTGGCGTACGAAGTGGAGCTACTGCGTGGAGAAACACTGACCCTCTCGGAGACGATGCATGAGACTCTGCACGAGGACATCAAAAAGTTTGTCCCCGGTGGCCTGCCGCAACGAGACGGCGCGTCAAAGGTGGCTAGCGGAGGAGAAGAGCAGCACACCACTACGCCGTCTGGGGACGTCGCCACCGTCAGTGGCGACGCTCAGGACCCCGAGTACATTAAGCAGCTGCAGACGCTGACGCTGGTGCGGTCACGCCTCGAGTCCGTCATCAAGACTTttggcgacgccatggagTTCTCCTTCCCACCGTCCGAGGTCTCGGTTAGCTCCGGCTTCCTGTCCgtgtcggcgccggagccgggctCGGAGCAGCAGAGCTCCGAGGAAAAGGGGCAGCAGGTGCTCAGGGGCCTGCGCGACGAAATCTCCAACCTCCTACACCGCAGCGACGACCCCGTGCAGGGCATCGAGCGTGCGGCGAcgcgcatcgaggagctcaaggagctgaCCACGGTCTGGCgcggcaccgccgaggagaaggggcGCAGTAGGTTCATCGAGAGCCTCGCCAAGATGGTCGAGGACCGGCACCGCGAGCTGGTGAGGGACAtggagcaggcggcgaggcgcgagggcaaggcagcccaggagacggccgcggcgaagcgggccgccggcggagcgGATGACTCCAAAACGCTGCCGGGCGGGTTTGGCTTGATCAGCCAGCTACAAAAGCTGAGAAGCGGACTATAA